The nucleotide sequence CCTACAAAGGCAGGTGTATTTGGCATTGTACGGATAATTTTAGCTTTATCTCCTAATCTCTCTTCGATTGCAGCAATAGTCACTCCGGCAGCAATTGAAATGATTACCTTGGTATCGTCTACAACAGGTTTTACTTCTTCCATAACCAGGGAAAAGATGTTAGGCTTAACAGCTACCAAGATCATCTCACTAGAACTCACTAGTTCAGTAGGAGTAGATGAGGTATTTATTCCGTATTTTTTCTTTAAATCTTTTTGTCTGTCTTCATTTTTTTCAAAGACATAGATATTCTCAGCATTGTCAAAAGAATCGATAATCCCCTTTAACATTGCTTCTCCCATATTTCCACAACCTATAAATCCAATTTTCTTATTCATACAATAATCTCCTCTGTAAAATTTTATGTTTAAATATTTATTCTAAAAAGTTCCTTCACTTTCTTCAATGATCTTATCTTGAAGTATTTTCTAAGATTTTTATTTTATTATTTATTATATTACATCTTGAAGTAATTACAAACTTTTTATAGGAGAAATATATTTTATTTGTTTACTATATTTGCTTTATATTGATAGTGTGTTAGAATGAGAAGAGGGAAATCGAAAAAAAGGAGTTACTATGAACAAAACTGTAGGGAATCGTATAAAAAAATTAAGAACTAAAAGAAAAATGACATTAAAAGAATTAAGTTTACTTTCGGATCTTTCAGTGGGATTTTTGTCACAATTGGAAAGGGGAATGACCAGTGTTGCAATTGATGACCTTGAAAAATTATCGAAGATATTTGACGTTGATATAAGTTTCTTTTTTACTCATGCAACAAATGAAAAGAGTTATGTGATGAAATCTTATGAAAGAAGAGTTTCACCAATTGCAAGAGGGAATTCTATCCAATACTATCTTTCAAAAGTGATAGAGGATAAACAGTTACTTCCAAGGCTCATTGAACTTTTACCAGGACATAAAAGCTCTGCCTTAGAGAGGGAACATGAACATGAAGGTGAAGAATTTATATATGTATTAGAAGGGATACTAACCCTTGTAGTGGACGGCGTAAAAACAGATCTATATCCAGAGTATACAGCACATTATTTAACATCATCTCCTCATAACTGGATAAATAATACCAATAAAACAGTTAAATTTGTTACTGTGAATACTCCTAATTTTTTAATAGATGCAGATGGAGAATTGTTTTATAAGAGTCCTGATAAAGAAATAGATTAATAAAAAAATTCTCATAGATGGTTCTATGAGAATTTTTTTATTGTCTAGGAAATTATACCCTCAAGGGGCATCACCAAAATGCTATTACTTAACAACATAAATATAGGATTTTGAGATAAAATTTATTAAATAAAAAAATTAAAAATCTAGATTGTGACCCTTTGGGTGCAATGTCACGTTATTATTAATTATCCAGTTTGACTTTTACAGTGAAATTATCGATCAAATTTCCTGTTCCTGGATGGCCATCTGATGTGGCGATAGAGTCAAGAGAAAATCTGGTAACTGTCTGACCTTCAGGAACTACATACTCCTGGGTGTAGGTTACCCATCCATCTCTTCCGGTTGTCATAGTTTTTTGGAGGTCCAGACTCTCGCTAGAACCGCCGACACTCAGAGCAGCAGTATCGTCTCCTGATCGTCCCCTGTGGCTGACAGTCCATACTAAAGTTGTTCCGGGAATGGTAGGGATATCCTGATATAAGGAGGCAGCCTGGTTTGCATTCATTTCTAGAAAATAACCTCCATCTACGGCATTTACTCCTAGAAAACCATCTTTCCATATCTCTATTTTTTTATCTGTAGCAGTAGTCTTCCAATTATCGATCTGACCTTCATTGAATAGAGTCCAATTTGTGAAATCCCTGGGTAAGGATTCAAAACTTGGATTATTTCTATACTGTCCATTGTCATCAACGTCCAGATTTTGATTTCGAAGATCATCTAAAGTGACAGAACCTTCACCTTTCCATATCTCATATACCTTGTCGTAGGTATATGCCCCATTGGGAAGGTTGGCATAGATCTCACCTGTGGTCTTATTGTAGAACCATCCCCCTGTATTATCTCTGATTCCAACAACTCTATCAGTTTCACCATAAGAACCGTTATTATCTGAAAATGCTTCGGTAGGGTGAATATCAAACTTATTGAGTAAACTAACATCGTTGGAACCCAGGTTGGGAAATTCATCGGCAAAGTTACTGTCAATGGAAAGTTTGGATCTAATTAAACCTAATTTATGCTGTACCTTTGCTACCTTACCTTTGGCTAGTTCTTTTCTGAGTTTAGGGACAAGGGTAGTAGCCAGCAGACCGATTATTCCTATGACAATTAATAGTTCTATCATGGTAAAACCAAGATTTTTTTTATAGGGATTTGAAGAATGGGTGTTATCCATAATCTTACCTCCGTTAAATTTATTTACTTCTATATTACCATTTAAATTTATATCCTTCTACATTAATTATTTTTCATTTATGAAAACAAATTATCTTTTCTTCTATAAAGAGGGTGTTTTTATGATATAATTTAAAGTAAAATAAAAAATGAGGTGAAGAATTAATTATGTATACATTTAAAGATTTAGGAATAAAGAGAGAATTTGTGGATTCTCTAAAAAAAAATGGGATTAAAACTCCTACTCCCATACAGGAGATGAGTATAGAGGCGATACTAGATAAAAAAGATATAATCGCAGAAGCACCTACAGGAACAGGAAAAACTTTAGCTTTCCTTCTGCCTATGATGAGTCTTATGCAGCCTAATAACAGCGGTGTTCAAGGGGTTATTATAAGTCCCACGAGGGAATTAGCTATACAAATATCGGAAGAAGCTCAAAAGATAAACTGTAATAAGATCAATATCCTGACTGTCTACGGAGGAAAGGAATATTCTAAACAATTGAAAGAAGCGAAAGGTTCAGTAGACCTGATAGTTGCCACTCCAGGAAGGTTGGTAGATTTTATCAACCAGGGATTGATTAAACTAAATACTTTAAAAACATTGATCTTAGATGAAGTAGACCAAACACTTCTTATGGGGTTCCAAAAAGAAGTGGAAATAATCTTGAATAAGAGTAATAAAAAAAGACAAACTCTGTGCTATTCAGCTACTCTTAGTAGCCAGGTAAAAAAAATAGCATATAAAATCACAAAAGATCCACTAGTGATAAAAGTAGAGGATGAAAATAAAAATGATAAGATGAAAAAATACCTAGTAGAAACTACAGACAGATGGAAGATAGATGCACTTGCAACTATTTTGAATAGAACGAATCCATTTATGACTATTATATTCTGCAGAACCAAGGCTAGGGTAGATAAGATAGAGGCTAAGTTGGAGGAGAGGGGATACAATGTGCAAAAATTACATAGTGATATACCTCAAATTAAAAGGGAAAAAATCATAAAGTCATTTAAAAAAGCTGAGATACAATATTTGATAGCTACAGATGTAGCATCCCGTGGACTAGATATCACAGGAGTAACCCATATATTTAATGTAGATATACCGGAAAAAGCTGAAACATATATTCACCGTATAGGACGTACTGCCAGAGCAGGGGAAGAGGGAGAAACATATCTATTTGTAGATCCAAAAGATAGAAGAGTATTAGGAGAGATTGAATCGCTCTTAGGAAAACCATTGGAGAGAGTGGAATATGATGGAGCAAAAGATGTAGTGAACACAAATGATTCCCTTAAGAAAAAATATAATAAAAAAATAAAAACAAGAAGCGGGGAGAGAAAATAATTTTTAACCTTTCTTTAGATCTTTAGAAAATATTTATTTGGAAATCTATTTCTAAAAAGTAGGATTTAAAACTTTTTTTCAGTATAAAACTTTAGTGAGAAATTTATACAGGAGGAGGGGTTACTTTGAAGGATAGTTTTACAATTAATTTAGGTAATTTGCTATTATCTCTATCGGAATCTATAGATATGGCAAATCAAAATTCACCGCAGCATCAATTGAGGACAGCTTTTATTGCGTTAGAATTAGCAAGATACCTTAATTTAGATGAAGTAACTATAGAAAATATATTTATAGCTTCTTTACTGCATGATATTGGAAAAAAAATTAATTCAGAGGAAAGTATAGACTATGAATTACAATGTATAAGGGGTGAATTATTTGTTCAGAGGGTATCCATATTAAAAGATGCTGCTAAGGTTATAAGGTATCATTATTTAGATTGGAAAGATTGGAAGGGAAATATCGATAAACCATTAACGATATCTTCACAGATTATACTCCTTGCCAACTTTGTAGATATGATGATCAGCAGGGACAGGTATATCCTCCATCAGGTAGAAAATATATGGAAAGAACTAGCTAGATTAGAGAACGATATATTAAATAGTAAAGTAGTAGGAGGATTTAAAGCAATTTCAACCAAGGAGGAGTTTTGGTTTGATCTGACATCCTATAGATTATATTCTATCCTTTTGCATGAAGGGCCTCTAAAGAAAAAAGAAATTAACTTAAATGAACTTGCCAGTATGGGAGATCTCTTTAAAGATGTTATTGATTTTAAATCAAAATATACAGTAACGCATACCACAGGAGTATCAGCTTGTTCTGAGATGCTGGGGAATTTATTTGGTCTCACAGAGTTAGAGATCAAGGTCTTGAGGATAGCAGCGAATTTTCATGATCTAGGGAAATTGATAATTCCAAATAGTATCTTGGAGAAAAAGGGTGAACTCACCAAGGAAGAATTTGAAATTGTTAAGAGTCATCCCTACTATACCTATCAGATTTTAAATTCTATAGGGGGACTGCATCAGATAGTGCAGTGGGCGTCCTACCACCACGAAAGGCTCGATGGAAGCGGATATCCATTTCATCGTGTAGCTAAAGATTTAGATACAGGAGCCAGAATTATCGCAGTCTCAGATATATTTATTTCCAGAATGGAGAGAAAGTCATATAGAAATGAGATGGGAAAAGATAAAATATTTGAAATAATGAAAAAAATGGGGCGGAATAATTTTATAGATATGAAGTTTGTAGATCTATTATTTGATAATTATCAAATAATAGTAAATTATATACATATTAAACAGGAAAAAACTCTGGATTTTTACAGAAATTATATGGAGCATACTTGGAAAGAAGATGATCTATACTAAATAAAACAAGCTGATTTTAAAGAAATTTCTTTAAAATCAGCTTGTTTTTTTAATTATCTAGGGAAGGATGTTATCCAAACATTACCTGTCTGGATAAAACGTCACGTTGGTTTAAAAATATCCATAGATTCCATATACTTGGATCATCAATTTTTTAAACTCCTCCAACTCATCAAAGGTATTGATAACATTTAACCTGCTGCCCACATCATCTAAAATATAAATTGTAATGTCTTCTTTTAAATTCTTTTCCATGGCGACTAAAAGTCTATCAAATTCCAAATAATTTTGATCGTGGAGTAATTTTTTTATATCTTTAATTTTAAAATTCATTGAATAACCCCTTATCTTTTAATATAAGTTCTATGGATGTTTTTTATGATTTCTATTCGATACTCTGCATAATGAGAGGCAGCAGCATGAGTAGAGATATTTTGCTCCTTGGCAATCTTATAGATATCTAATAATCTGTCATAGATCAATTCAGAATCATGAAGTGCATTAACTCTGTTATATCCTTTAATTTCATAGTAAACGTTGATCAATCCAGCGGCATTGATAACGTAGTCTGGAGCATAAACTATACCTTTCTCTCTTAAAACATCAGCATGTGAGTCTTCTTTTAAAACGTTGTTTGAAGATCCAGCAATAGCTTTACACTTAAATTGGGGGATAGTCTCGTCATTGATAACTCCTCCTAGCGCGCAAGGAGCGAATAAATCAACATCTAAACCGTAGATATCATCTGGAGCAACGAATTCAACTTCAGGATGCTCAGCTTTCATTCTAGCAATATGCTCTTCATTTACTTCAGTGAAGTAGATCTTTTTAGCTTTTTCTTTAGTATAAGTATCAGTTAAGAAATCATATCCTAATAAGTATTTGATTAAGAAATAACCAGTTTGTCCTGCACCTTGTACAGCGAAAGTCTTGTCAGCTACAGAGTCAGATCCAAAAGTTTCCTTCAAAGTAGCTTTTAATCCTGCGAATACTCCCCATGCAGTAACAGGTGAAGGGTTTCCACTCTTACCAGGTAACCCAACAACATGGTCAGTTTCCATAGATAAGAATAACATGTCTTTAGTAGATGTATTAACATCTTCAGCAGTAATATATCTACCATTTAATGATTGAACAAATCTTCCTAATCCTCTGAAATAAGCTTCAGATTTAACTTTCTTAGGATCTCCAACAAGAACAGTTTTTCCTCCGCCAAGATTTAAACCGGCACAAGCAGCCTTATATGTCATACCTCTGCTAAGTCTCAGTACATCCTCGGTAGCTTCATCCTCGGTAGCGTAGTTCCATAATCTGGTTCCTCCTAAGGCAGGACCTAGAGTAGTATCGTGAATACCGGTAATCCCCTTTAATCCAGTAGATTTATCATGAAAGAACACCAATTGCTCATGTCCAAACTTTTCCATATAGTCAAAAATTTTCATAAATACCTCCTAAAATTTAGCTAAGAATAAATTTATCTCTATTACTATAATATATCATTTTTTAAAATTTTCAAAAAAATAAAGAAAAAAGGAAGTAGAACTTCCTTTTTTCTCTTTTTAACTTCTATCTTTTGATATAAGTTCTGTTTATATTTTTCATAGTTTCCATTCTATGCTCAGCATATTGAGAAGCAGCAGCATGAGTAGAGATATTTTGCTCATTTGCAATCTTATAGATGTCTAATAATCTGTCGTAGATTAATTCAGAATCATTAAGCGCATTAACTCTGTTATATCCTTTAATTTCATAGTAAACGTTGATCAATCCAGCAGCATTGATAACGTAGTCTGGAGCATAAACTATACCTTTCTCTCTTAAAACATCAGCATGTGAGTCTTCTTTTAAAACGTTGTTTGAAGATCCAGCAATAGCTTTACACTTAAATTGAGGGATAGTCTCGTCATTGATAACTCCTCCTAATGCACAAGGAGCGAATAAATCAACATCTAATCCATAGATATCACTTGGAGCAACGAATTCAACTTCAGGATGCTCAGCTTTCATTCTAGCAATATGCTCTTCATTAATTTCTGTAAAGTATATTTTCTTTGCTTTTTCTTTAGTATAAGTATCAGTTAAGAAATCATATCCTAATAAGTATTTGATTAAGAAATAACCAGTTTGTCCTGCACCTTGTACAGCGAAAGTCTTATCAGCTACAGAGTCAGATCCAAAAGCTTCCTTTAAAGTAGCTTTTAATCCAGCGAATGTTCCCCAAGCAGTAACAGGTGAAGGGTTTCCACTCTTACCAGGTAATCCAACAACATGGTCAGTTTCCATAGATAAGAATAACATGTCTTTAGTAGATGTATTAACATCTTCAGCAGTGATATATCTACCATTTAATGATTGAACAAATCTTCCTAATCCTCTGAAATAAGCTTCAGATTTAACTGTTTTAGGATCTCCAATAAGAACAGTTTTTCCCCCACCAAGATTTAAACCAGCACAAGCAGCCTTGTATGTCATACCTCTACTAAGTCTTAGCACATCTTCAATAGCTTCTTCTTCAGTAGCGTAGTTCCATAATCTAGTTCCACCTAAGGCAGGTCCTAAAGTAGTATCGTGAATTCCAGTAATTCCTTTTAATCCAGTAGCTTTGTCATGAAAGAACACCAATTGCTCATGTCCAAATTTCTCCATGTAGTCAAACTTTTTCATTATTAATCCCCCTTTGAATTATATTGTATTATTTACAAACATTTAAGTTGTTTAATTGTCACTATTAAGTTTATAATCTATTTTTTTACAAAAATCAAGGCTTTTTTTCAAAAAAATAATGTTTTTTTTGACAGGACACACATGTACTATATTATAATTACTTTATATGTTATATAGTCCGATAATTAATTTATATAAAATTTAAAATAAAAATAATAAAACCAAATAAAATCTATAAAATCTTCAAATAAGCTCTAAATAAAAATAATTTATGATATAATAAATAGTGATATTATTATTTATATTTAGTCCAATTGGATCTATTTAATTTAAAAATAAAAAAATAATTAATATATTTCCAAAAAATAAAAAAAAGTAATTTAAAAAATGGAAAAATATGAGGAGAAAATAAAATGAAAAAAGCAGTATTATTAGATGTAAGTGCAATTATGTACAGATCATATTATGCACATATGAACCTTAGAACAAGTTCAGAACCGACCGGTGCAACCTTTGGATTTTTAAATACACTATTAGGTGTCCTAAAAGAATTTGAACCTGAATATATAATAGGAGCTTTTGATGTAAGCAGAAAATCTTTGGAAAGAACAAAAATTTATGATAAATATAAATCAGATAGAAAACCAATGCCAGATGAACTAGCATTACAGATAAAAAGAATTGAAGAACTCTTAGACGTATTTAATATAAAAAAAGTAAAAATTGAAGGGCACGAAGCCGATGATGTTATGGGAACCTATGCAAAGGAACTCTCAAGAGAAGGAATAGAAACATATGTAGTGACTGGAGATAAAGACCTTTCTCAAGTTTTAGATGAAAATATAAAGATTGCTCTTTTAGGAAAGGGAGATGGGAAAAGTAGATTTGGAATCCTTCGAACTCCTGAAGATGTAGTGGCACAATTAGGAGTTACACCAGAATTAATTCCTGATCTATTTGGTCTTATTGGGGATTCCAGTGATGGAATTCCAGGTGTAAGAAAAGTCGGTCCTAAAAAGGCAGTTCCCATGTTAGATCTATATGGAAATTTAGAAGGAATATATGAAAATGTAGAAAAGTTAAGTGACATCCCCGGAATAGGAAAGGGTCTAGTGAAAAATATTATCGAAGATAAGGATCTTGCATTTTTGAGCAGGGAACTGGCAGTGATCAAGACAGATATCGATCTAAATTTTAATTTGCAAGATATGAAATATAATAAAGATTTAAATAAATTAGTAAATTTATGTAAAGAATTAAATTTTAAAAGCTATATCAAAAGATTTACTTTAGAATTAGAAAAGGAAGAAAAAGGTAAGCCAACTTTGGATATTAAAAAAGTTGAAAGTTCAGAAAAAAAGATTCTAGAAGAGGCAGATTCTCAAAGGCAGAGTGAGCTTGAGAAAGCTTTAGAAGAAATTTTAAAAGTTATAGATACAGCATCTATAACAATGGAAGAATTTGAACTGATAGAGAAAAAGATAGAAGAAACTCTTTCTGAAAAAAAGGAAAAAGAAGAGAGTAAAGAAGTAGAAATTTTAAAAGAGAAAGAGTTTGAAAGAAGTAACATTGTAGATCTAGACGGAATAAAAAAATTAAAAAAAGAGGTAGAGAAATCTGACCAGGTGGCACTCTTTGCAAATGAAGAAGGAATAGTATTTGTTACAGATAAGGGGAGCAGATATGTCTCTTTGAATCCAAGTGCTCTTATAACAGCAGAGATAACCTTAGATGCTTTAAAACCGTTATTTGAACTGGATACACCATATATAATTTATGGGTATAAGAAATTACTAAAATCAGGGATAGATCCTAAAAATATAAAGTGTGATATCTTTATAGGAAATTATCTTTTGACCAACCATACAAAGGAAGAGTTTGAAAACTTGGTCTTGGACAGAGATGGAGAGGTTTTAAAAACACAAAATGAAATCTTAAAGGAAAAATCTATTGAAAAAATAAGTTTAGAAGATATGCATGAATTTTTAGAGATCAGAGCTAAATTTTTATATAGATCAGGAACTAAATTTTTAGAGGAATTAGAAGAGGAAAACTTAACTAAAATATACAATATCGAGATGGAATTAGTTAAAGTATTATACAAGATGGAAGAAGAAGGAATCTTAATTAATTTGGATTACTTTAAGGAATATCAGCAAGAATTAGCTGTAAAATTAGATGAGATAATCCCTCAAATCAAAGCTGAAGTAAAAAAAGGTGTGGAACATAATATCAATATGATGGAATTGAGTGAAGAGCAGATTAGAGAGAGTCTCCTACAGTTAGGGAAACTTAACTATAAGAAAAAATCAGAATATACTGCATATGAAGAAAAGATAGAAAAAGCTGATTTGGAGGAATTATTGAATAACCAGCTGGTATTTAATATAGCCTCACCTAAACAATTGGGGATAGTTTTATTCCAGCTCATGAAATTAGCGAAGGTAAAGAAAGAATCTGTAGGAGTAGAAGTGCTAGAAGTGCTTAGGGATAGAGATGGAGAAGTTATTGCCAAAAATATCTTGGAATATAGAAAATTAGCTAAATTACAAAGTACCTATGTAGAAGCACTGCCTAAATTAGTCGATAAACATAGTAGGATACATACAACATTTAACCAGACAGGAACAGCAACTGGAAGATTGTCGTCGTCTAATCCAAATCTACAAAATATCCCAGTGAAAACACCAGAGGGGATAAAGATCAGACAGGGATTTGAGGCAAAAGATGGATATAAACTCCTAGCTATTGACTATTCACAAATTGAACTTAGAGTTCTAGCTGAAATAAGTCAGGATGAAACTCTGATCCTTGCCTATGAGCAAGACAAGGATCTTCATGATCTTACAGCCAGAAAATTATTTTCTCTGACAGAAGATGAAGAAGTAAGTCGTGAAAAAAGATCTTTGGCAAAAATCGTTAATTTTAGTATAATCTATGGGAAAACAGCCTTTGGATTGTCCAGTGAACTAAAAATAAGCCTTAGTGAAGCAAAAGAATATATCTCTAGATATTTTACTCAGTACCCAGGAGTAAAGGCTTTAGAAACAAAGATAATAGAAGATGCTAAATGTGATGGATTTGTAAGAACCCTCTATGATAGAAAAAGAGCGATAGATGGGATAAATTCTTCCAATAAAAATATTGTAAAACAAGCTGAAAGGATGGCAGTAAACTCTGTAATCCAAGGGACAGCAGCAGATATTTTGAAAATAGTAATGGTAGAATTAGATAAAAAGTTAGAGGGTAGGGAAGATATAAAGATGAACTTACAGGTTCACGATGAATTGATCTTTGAAGTAAAGGAAGATAAGATAGAAGAGTATGCAAAACTTATAAAAGATATAATGGAAACAACTGTAAAACTAGATCATGTGAAATTAAAGGCTAATGTAGCTATGGGTTATAATTGGAGTGAAGCTAAATAGATAGGAGTGGAGATGTCATATACATTTAGGATAAAAGATGAAATTTTTAGTAAAGAGATCGATAGTTATGATGAAAATCTAGCTGAGATCTATGGAATACTTTATTCAAAGAATGCATTTTATGAAAAAAAAATTGAGATAACTTTGGAAAACTACCCTCTTTCGCAGAGGGTGGTGGAACTCTTTAAAAAGTTAACAAATTTAAAGACATTTATAAAATATTCTATCAGTAAAAAACTGGGAGAACATAAGGTATATGTGGTTACTATACCATATCAAATGGGATATAATAAGTTTTTAGATTCTTTTCGATTGATAGAGGAGCAGTTAGATCAAAGGGAGGACCTATACAATGGTTTTCTCAGGGGATTATTTTTAGCCTGTGGATATATAAAGGATCCTGAAAAAGAATATGCCATTGATTTTTTTATAGATTCTGAAGAAGTAGCTGATAAACTTTATTCCCTTTTAAAATCAAGGGATAAAAGATGTTTTAAAACGACTAAAAGAAATAAATTTTTGATATACCTGAGAAATTCAGAGGATATTATGGATGTTTTAGTGGCTGTGGGAGTACTTAAAGAATTTTTTAAATACGAAGAAACAATAATGATGAAAGAAATAAAAAATAAGACCATTAGAGAGATAAACTGGGAAGTAGCCAATGAAACAAAGACATTAAATACTGGGAGAAAACACGTACTTATGATAGAGTATATAGACAAGGAGATCGGTCTTTCTTCACTAACTTCGGTATTGCAGGAGATGGCTATGTTGAGGTTACAAAATCCAGAATTTTCCCTTCATGAATTAGGAAATCTGATTAATTTGAGTAAATCTGGAGTTAGAAATAGGTTTAGACGGATAGAAAAGATATACAATGATTTGAAAGAAGAAAATAAATAAGGAGTATAGTATGAAAATCATAGATGATATATTTCAATTAAAAGAGAAAAATCACGATCTATGTGTGGCGATTGGAGCATTTGATGGAATACACGAAGGTCATAAAAATGTAATTAAAGGGGCAATTAAAAGAGCAAAAAAAATAGGAGGGAAATCAGTAGTATTTACCTTTGATAAACATCCTAAAAGTTTTATGCCTCAAAAAACAGCTCCTAAACTAATAAATTCAAAGGAAGAGAAGGTCCACCTTTTGGAAAAATTAGGAGTAGACTATGTCATATTTCAAAAATTTGATCAAAATTTTTCTGCCCTTACACCATTAGAATTTTTAAATCTATTAAAGATATTTAGAACCCGTGAAATATTTGTAGGATTTAATTTTAGATTTGGTGCAGGAGGAGCAGCAACTGTAGACGATATGATTAAGATGGGAAAAACCTGTGGAATCGAAGTAAATAAGGCGAATCCTGTAACTTCAGGGAAAAAAGTCATAAGTAGTACTTTAATTAGGGAACTCATTACCTGTGGAGAGCTGGACACAGTAAAAAATCTATTAGGTTATAATTTGTTTATAATAGGAAATGTAGTTCATGGGAAAAAATATGGACGTCAACTAGGTTTCCCCACAGCAAATTTAAAATTAATTGATAAGATCTATCCTCCATTTGGGATATATGGAGCTAGGGTTCAGATAGAAGGTTACGACAAGGTATATGACGGGGTAGTTAACATTGGAAGGAATCCCACGTTAAAAGACGGAGAACTAAGTGTAGAAACTCATATATTGGATTTTTCAGATTATATATATGGAAAAAAAGTTATTGTGGAATTGATAAAGAATCTCCGAACTGAAAAAAAGTTTAATTCGATAGATGAATTAAAGACAGCCATCGCCAATGATGTTTTGATATGGAAGGATTATCTTCAAAGTAATAAAAATTAAAGTAATTCGTGGTGAAAAGATTAAATAAAAATAAAAATTAAAGAAGGTAAAAATGAAAATAGAGATTAAATTAGAAAATTTTGAAGGTCCCCTGGACCTTCTTCTCCATCTTTTGGAAAAAAAAGAGATGAAGATAACAGAGGTAAAGATAAGTACCCTTATAGATGAATATCTATCTCTTATAGAGGATGCCAGAAGGGAGAGTGTCTCTATCAAGGTGGAATTTTTAGGAGTTGCCAGTGAATTATTGGAGATAAAAGCACTATCTATCTTAAATATGAGGGAGAAGGAGAAAAAAGAGGAAGCTCTTTCACAAAAACTTGCAGAATATAAATTATTTAAGGAATTAAGTGAAAAAATAAGGGAATTAGAAAATGAATATAATATC is from Psychrilyobacter atlanticus DSM 19335 and encodes:
- a CDS encoding helix-turn-helix domain-containing protein — encoded protein: MNKTVGNRIKKLRTKRKMTLKELSLLSDLSVGFLSQLERGMTSVAIDDLEKLSKIFDVDISFFFTHATNEKSYVMKSYERRVSPIARGNSIQYYLSKVIEDKQLLPRLIELLPGHKSSALEREHEHEGEEFIYVLEGILTLVVDGVKTDLYPEYTAHYLTSSPHNWINNTNKTVKFVTVNTPNFLIDADGELFYKSPDKEID
- a CDS encoding type II secretion system protein, producing the protein MDNTHSSNPYKKNLGFTMIELLIVIGIIGLLATTLVPKLRKELAKGKVAKVQHKLGLIRSKLSIDSNFADEFPNLGSNDVSLLNKFDIHPTEAFSDNNGSYGETDRVVGIRDNTGGWFYNKTTGEIYANLPNGAYTYDKVYEIWKGEGSVTLDDLRNQNLDVDDNGQYRNNPSFESLPRDFTNWTLFNEGQIDNWKTTATDKKIEIWKDGFLGVNAVDGGYFLEMNANQAASLYQDIPTIPGTTLVWTVSHRGRSGDDTAALSVGGSSESLDLQKTMTTGRDGWVTYTQEYVVPEGQTVTRFSLDSIATSDGHPGTGNLIDNFTVKVKLDN
- a CDS encoding DEAD/DEAH box helicase, whose amino-acid sequence is MYTFKDLGIKREFVDSLKKNGIKTPTPIQEMSIEAILDKKDIIAEAPTGTGKTLAFLLPMMSLMQPNNSGVQGVIISPTRELAIQISEEAQKINCNKINILTVYGGKEYSKQLKEAKGSVDLIVATPGRLVDFINQGLIKLNTLKTLILDEVDQTLLMGFQKEVEIILNKSNKKRQTLCYSATLSSQVKKIAYKITKDPLVIKVEDENKNDKMKKYLVETTDRWKIDALATILNRTNPFMTIIFCRTKARVDKIEAKLEERGYNVQKLHSDIPQIKREKIIKSFKKAEIQYLIATDVASRGLDITGVTHIFNVDIPEKAETYIHRIGRTARAGEEGETYLFVDPKDRRVLGEIESLLGKPLERVEYDGAKDVVNTNDSLKKKYNKKIKTRSGERK
- a CDS encoding HD domain-containing phosphohydrolase; its protein translation is MKDSFTINLGNLLLSLSESIDMANQNSPQHQLRTAFIALELARYLNLDEVTIENIFIASLLHDIGKKINSEESIDYELQCIRGELFVQRVSILKDAAKVIRYHYLDWKDWKGNIDKPLTISSQIILLANFVDMMISRDRYILHQVENIWKELARLENDILNSKVVGGFKAISTKEEFWFDLTSYRLYSILLHEGPLKKKEINLNELASMGDLFKDVIDFKSKYTVTHTTGVSACSEMLGNLFGLTELEIKVLRIAANFHDLGKLIIPNSILEKKGELTKEEFEIVKSHPYYTYQILNSIGGLHQIVQWASYHHERLDGSGYPFHRVAKDLDTGARIIAVSDIFISRMERKSYRNEMGKDKIFEIMKKMGRNNFIDMKFVDLLFDNYQIIVNYIHIKQEKTLDFYRNYMEHTWKEDDLY
- a CDS encoding Glu/Leu/Phe/Val family dehydrogenase gives rise to the protein MKIFDYMEKFGHEQLVFFHDKSTGLKGITGIHDTTLGPALGGTRLWNYATEDEATEDVLRLSRGMTYKAACAGLNLGGGKTVLVGDPKKVKSEAYFRGLGRFVQSLNGRYITAEDVNTSTKDMLFLSMETDHVVGLPGKSGNPSPVTAWGVFAGLKATLKETFGSDSVADKTFAVQGAGQTGYFLIKYLLGYDFLTDTYTKEKAKKIYFTEVNEEHIARMKAEHPEVEFVAPDDIYGLDVDLFAPCALGGVINDETIPQFKCKAIAGSSNNVLKEDSHADVLREKGIVYAPDYVINAAGLINVYYEIKGYNRVNALHDSELIYDRLLDIYKIAKEQNISTHAAASHYAEYRIEIIKNIHRTYIKR
- a CDS encoding Glu/Leu/Phe/Val family dehydrogenase, with protein sequence MKKFDYMEKFGHEQLVFFHDKATGLKGITGIHDTTLGPALGGTRLWNYATEEEAIEDVLRLSRGMTYKAACAGLNLGGGKTVLIGDPKTVKSEAYFRGLGRFVQSLNGRYITAEDVNTSTKDMLFLSMETDHVVGLPGKSGNPSPVTAWGTFAGLKATLKEAFGSDSVADKTFAVQGAGQTGYFLIKYLLGYDFLTDTYTKEKAKKIYFTEINEEHIARMKAEHPEVEFVAPSDIYGLDVDLFAPCALGGVINDETIPQFKCKAIAGSSNNVLKEDSHADVLREKGIVYAPDYVINAAGLINVYYEIKGYNRVNALNDSELIYDRLLDIYKIANEQNISTHAAASQYAEHRMETMKNINRTYIKR